In a genomic window of Acropora muricata isolate sample 2 chromosome 2, ASM3666990v1, whole genome shotgun sequence:
- the LOC136904473 gene encoding NLR family CARD domain-containing protein 3-like: MDPGAEAHYEKLLSDWKKDDDILKEMLERTHDALGEIKEKQQKTYNELGEMKENQERANIELGEVKEIQERTNIELGEVKEMIKQQRLHERGTKESLKDKQVSDPFDLVKYVSIIRQLYEDREGWLAPFPWCEEFRFNLDNIFTRLKFVSRRKERGTKTEDIVDMFQIFQPHQECSKPRRVLIEGRPGMGKTTYCHKIAYDWAKKRKGHESFPDVTLVLLLKCRDINCGLWEAIDDQLLPREVNEEEKERFFKFIRDHQSEVLLVLDGLDELPRGQLSIYTDIIQGRVLPECYIVVTARHEVGVKVREFCHTLLEVEGFTKTDAEEFIRRYLRGRDWAEKLLNELDLKETLRDLTTNPLNTALLCLLFEDLQGKFPESRTLLYLEIVECVLRRYRLKMKLPETDQDLVALYRVELKQLGRIAMEGLRNDSMYFNQSAFQGLSSDVKSGLGFLSVEAGRSKRRPSRSYAFLHKSFQEFFAALFHCCQLLDEEISVDSLVADWRYFEKFQQVLMFTSGLLAQKCKATAKAVIAGIATQVNLEESHIEVALYCINECKREGTTFDKEMAQFFGSHLKLQTVFCVGLTKEVGAVCIETLKTNSTVTELDPGGCYIDDAIAAELAGMLKENSTLTSLDLCVNQIGDVGADALAKGLKENSTLTSLKLSQNQIGDVGADALAKGLKENSTLTSLYLSQNQIGDVGADALAKVLKENSTLTSLKLSQNQIGDVGADALAKGLKENSTLTSLKLSQNQIGDVGADALAKGLKENSTLTSLDLSQNQIGDVGADALAKVLKENSTLTSLCLYYNQIGDVGADALAKGLKENSTLTSLYLTRNQIGDVGADALAKGLKENSTLTSLHLNDNQIGDVGADALAKGLKENSTLGLLGWSGNQVKDLGADALAIVLV; this comes from the exons ATGGATCCTGGTGCTGAGGCTCACTATGAAAAATTACTGAGTGACTGGAAGAAAGATGATGATATCTTAAAGGAAATGCTTG agagaaCTCATGATGCACTTGGAGAGATCAAAG aaaaacaacagaaaacttACAATGAGCTTGGAGAGATGAAAg aaaatcaagagagaGCCAACATTGAGCTTGGAGAAGTGAAAg aaattCAAGAGAGAACCAACATTGAGCTTGGAGAAGTGAAAG AGATGATAAAGCAGCAGCGGCTACACGAAAGGGGCACTAAAGAATCTCTGAAAGATAAGCAAG tttcagatcCTTTTGACCTTGTAAAATACGTGAGCATTATTCGCCAGCTTTACGAAGACCGTGAAGGATGGCTGGCACCTTTCCCGTGGTGCGAAGAGTTTCGATTCAATCTCGATAACATTTTTACAAGACTCAAATTTGTCAGCAGAAGAAAAGAGCGAGGAACAAAAACTGAAGACATTGTTGAcatgtttcaaatatttcaacCGCATCAAGAATGTTCAAAGCCGAGGAGGGTCTTGATTGAAGGGAGGCCAGGCATGGGAAAGACGACGTATTGTCATAAGATTGCTTATGACTGGGCAAAGAAACGAAAAGGTCACGAGTCATTTCCTGATGTTACACTTGTGCTACTATTAAAATGCCGAGACATCAACTGTGGCCTATGGGAGGCTATTGACGACCAGCTTTTACCGAGAGAAGTTaacgaagaagagaaagaaagatttttcaAGTTCATTCGGGACCACCAGTCGGAGGTTTTACTGGTGCTTGACGGATTAGATGAGTTACCCAGGGGCCAATTGTCGATCTATACAGACATCATTCAAGGAAGAGTTCTTCCGGAGTGTTACATAGTGGTTACTGCACGACATGAAGTTGGAGTGAAGGTACGAGAATTCTGCCACACCCTGTTAGAGGTAGAAGGGTTTACGAAGACTGATGCCGAAGAGTTCATTCGGAGATATTTAAGGGGAAGGGATTGGGCAGAAAAGTTGTTGAACGAGCTGGACTTAAAAGAAACCCTACGAGACCTTACAACAAATCCTTTAAACACAGCTCTTCTATGCCTCCTCTTTGAAGACTTGCAAGGAAAATTTCCCGAAAGCAGAACTCTGCTTTACCTTGAAATAGTTGAGTGCGTGCTGAGAAGGTATAGGCTAAAGATGAAATTACCAGAAACAGACCAAGACCTGGTAGCATTATACCGAGTTGAACTGAAGCAACTTGGCCGTATCGCCATGGAGGGTTTGCGGAACGACAGTATGTATTTTAACCAGAGTGCATTTCAGGGTCTCTCAAGCGATGTAAAATCTGGCCTCGGATTTTTGTCAGTGGAAGCTGGACGAAGCAAACGAAGACCAAGTCGAAGCTATGCCTTCCTGCACAAAAGCTTTCAAGAATTCTTCGCAGCACTTTTTCATTGTTGTCAGCTTCTTGATGAGGAAATCTCTGTTGATAGCTTAGTTGCTGACTGgagatattttgaaaagttccAGCAGGTGCTGATGTTCACGAGTGGTTTGTTGGCTCAAAAGTGCAAAGCAACAGCCAAGGCAGTTATCGCTGGTATAGCTACTCAAGTCAACTTGGAGGAAAGTCATATCGAAGTGGCATTGTATTGTATTAATGAATGCAAGAGAGAGGGGACTACTTTTGACAAAGAAATGGCACAGTTTTTTGGCTCACATCTTAAACTTCAGACGGTCTTTTGTGTAGG ATTGACCAAGGAAGTTGGTGCTGTGTGTATTGAAACCTTGAAAACGAATTCCACAGTTACAGAACTGGACCCCGGTGGTTGTTACATTGATGATGCAATTGCTGCTGAACTGGCTGGGatgttgaaagaaaattcaacgctgacatcgctggactTGTGTGTtaatcaaataggcgacgttggcgctgatgcactggctaaaggattgaaagaaaattcaacgctgacatcgctgaagTTGAGTCAGaatcaaataggcgacgttggcgctgatgcactggccaaaggattgaaagaaaattcaacgctgacatcgctgtaCTTGAGTCAGaatcaaataggcgacgttggcgctgatgcactggctaaagtattgaaagaaaattcaacgctgacatcgctgaagTTGAGTCAGaatcaaataggcgacgttggcgctgatgcactggctaaaggattgaaagaaaattcaacgctgacatcgctgaagTTGAGTCAGaatcaaataggcgacgttggcgctgatgcactggctaaaggactgaaagaaaattcaacgctgacatcgctggactTGAGTCAGaatcaaataggcgacgttggcgctgatgcactggctaaagtattgaaagaaaattcaacgctgacatcgctgtgCTTGTATTataatcaaataggcgacgttggcgctgatgcactggctaaaggattgaaagaaaattcaacgctgacatcgctgtaCTTGACTCGGaatcaaataggcgacgttggcgctgatgcactggctaaaggattgaaagaaaattcaacgctgacatcgctgcaCTTGAATGataatcaaataggcgacgttggcgctgatgcactggctaaaggattgaaagaaaattcaacgctgggATTGCTGGGCTGGTCTGGCAATCAAGTTAAAGATCTTGGTGCTGACGCACTGGCTATAGTATTagtgtaa
- the LOC136893127 gene encoding NLR family CARD domain-containing protein 3-like translates to MLVWLPFLHSSFTEQLVAVCIETLKTNSTVTEVLLYDCNIDDANAAELAGQLKENSTLASLNLSDNVIGEVGADALAKGLKENSTLTSLCLSFNDIGEVGADALAKGLKENSTLTSLNLSGNDIGEVGADAMAKGLKENSTLTSLNLRYNQIGDVGADALAKGLKENSTLTSLDLSYNQIGDVGADALAKGLKENSTLTSLDLTDNDIGEVGADALAKGLKEYSMLISLDLRDNQIGDAAADALGKGWRGNSTLRFLRY, encoded by the coding sequence ATGCTTGTGTGGCTGCCTTTCTTGCACTCTAGCTTCACCGAGCAACTTGTTGCTGTGTGTATTGAAACCTTGAAAACGAATTCCACAGTTACAGAAGTGCTTCTCTATGATTGTAACATTGATGATGCAAATGCTGCTGAACTGGCTGGgcagttgaaagaaaattcaacgctggcATCGTTGAACTTGTCTGATAATGTAATTGGCGAagttggcgctgatgcactggctaaaggattgaaagaaaattcaacgctgacatcccTGTGCTTGTCTTTTAATGATATTGGAGAagttggtgctgatgcactggctaaaggattgaaagaaaattcaacgctgacatcgctgaacTTGTCTGGTAATGATATTGGCGAAGTTGGCGCTGATGCAATGGCTAAaggtttgaaagaaaattcaacgctgacatcgctgaacTTGCGTTataatcaaataggcgacgttggcgctgatgcactggctaaaggattgaaagaaaattcaacgctgacatcgctggacttgtcttataatcaaataggcgacgttggcgctgatgcactggctaaaggactgaaagaaaattcaacgctgacatcgctggactTGACTGATAATGATATTGGCGAagttggcgctgatgcactggctaaaggattgaaagaataTTCAATGCTGATATCGCTGGACTTGCGTGACAATCAAATAGGCGACGCTGCTGCTGATGCACTGGGTAAAGGATGGAGAGGAAATTCAACGCTGCGGTTTCTCAGATACTAA